The sequence below is a genomic window from Leptolyngbyaceae cyanobacterium.
AGCGTGCTGCCAGCCAATATTAATGTCAATAGTACCGCTAGTCGCAAAGAGCCAGAAACCACTTCCACTAATAATGAGCCGGAAACTAGCGCTGGCAATGAGACAACAGAGGAAACTCCCAGACGTGTGGCTCAAAGTAACTCCACGACTGAATCGCCTAGCACTGAGAGTACACCCAGTTCTACCACTGAGGAAAGCGCAACCACAGAATCTCCCTCTTCATCTACAGATAGCGGTTCAACTGATACCAGTCAGGACAAGCAACCGATTCGCGCTTTGTGGTAGTTGTGGGGGGCAGGAGGCAGGAGGCAGGAGGCAGGAGGCAGGAGGCAGGAGGCAGGAGTATATATAATTTTCTCACCATCTCCCCATCTCCCCACCTCCCCATCTCCCCACCCCCTCAAACGCAGTACTCTAGTTGAGGGCAGCAGTTTTTTTGCCCGTAAAACTGGGTTGATTTGATGTCACAGGTTGTAAAAATCACAATGACCACTTTTCTCAATTCCTGGCGGCGGATATTCGTCGGCTGCTGTTTGACACTGATAACAGGATTATTTTGTCTGTTAATGATGGCGACACCACCAGCTTTGGCAGGTATCAACGATGATTATTTCGATGGTAATATCTTCGTCCTCTATGGTGGCAACGGTTCCCTAGTGCCTCCCAAAGTAACCTTAGCAGAATCTTTGAAGCGAGATAAGCCAACCCTTTTGGTGTATTACCTGGATGACAGCAAAGACTGCAAGCAATATGCCACTGTGGTTTCTCGACTGCAAGCATTTTATGGCAGAGCGGCAGATTTTATCCCGGTTAGCGTAGATACTATCCCAGCTAAGTCAAGCTATCAACCTACGGAAGCGGGCTACTACTACAAAGGTTTTGTACCCCAAGTGGTGGTGTTAGATAAAGCAGGTAAAGAAGTTCTCAATGACTACGGACAAGTTCCTTTTGAACGAGTAGATGATGTTCTCCGCGAAATTTTTAACTTGCAGCCTCGTGAGGAGGCTCCCGCGCTGAAAACGCGCATAGTTAATGAGTTTAATACCGAACTCTCCCAGTAAGTTAGAGGCAGATGGGGGGATGGGGAGATGGGGAGAAAATTTTTGACTTCATCCTTGATACTTCATCCTTTCCCCTTGCCCTTTTATATGAGGGTGCGATCGCATTTCGTGCCAAAACAAAAATCCAAAACTATCCTAGAGAATAATTACTCTATAGCTCCTTTTGATGGTGTTCTCGATGACAAAGACCTACACCACCCAGGAACTAATCGAAATTTTGGCTCAAGAACGGCAAGCTTGCCTGACGGGTCAACGCCTTAACTTGACTGAAAAAGCTTCTGGTCACCCCATAATTGATAAATTTGTCAAAAGCGAGGGTGTGCAGAAATTCACTGCTTATCAAGACTTTAAAGCCACCATCCACAGCTACCAACGGGAACATGGGGTATCTGGGGTGATCTGGCGGCAAATTACCCTCAAAGGCAAGATTTTGAGCGTACCAGAAGTACACCCCCAACTGATAGCTCTACCTAGCGATATAGATATCTTGAAAGCTGCGATGCCTGCCATACTGAAATTTTGGCAGGAAGTAACCGTTGAGATGGATTTGTATCTAAGCGTCAACAATGGCAAAGACTATCGACCAATTAATGATACTTATGTGCACAGAATTTGCGATCGCACTGAATGGGCTGGTCTGTGCAAATTTGAAAAATCTGACTTCCTCGAACTCATCTTACAACTAGGCTGGGGACAACCAGAAGAAGCCGTTTACAAACGAGGCTGGCCAACTTCTGGCAGCGAGTACATTCATGCCGTCAAGCCCGGTAAGCGCCCCATCTGTTAGCTACGGGCTAGGGAAAGAGGGGTTGGCGATTTTTATTCCGTTATGAATACGTGCAATTTAAAGGCTTGTTAGCTTGACCTATTTCCTCTGAGGAAAGGAGTAAATTGCATAGTCCTTGATTTATTTCGATTGGTTGAGTTATTAATTCTTGAATATAGATAATCTAAAATTAAATGCAGATAATCAAAATAATTACTGCTCGACTCGTGAGGAGTAGGATTGCGATCGCTAATTATTTCTATTGATTATTAGTTGATTAGCTTTTAACAAAAAAGTCGAGCAAATAACAAGATTTACTGATTTCGAGTCCCTTTGTTAAATATCAATACATTACATTGCCGGACGCGATATTAAATTTTGTCAATCGTTCGTCAGAGAAATCAAAACAATGAAAAATATTGTCAGAGTGCTAACCATTTTAGGAATAGCCAGTTTAATCACTGGATTACCCTCGATTACTCATGCCCAAGAATCTCCCCCACGGAGAACATTACTAGATCTTGACGCAGCTAGTGATTTGGAAATCAATCAATTTAATCAAGGCAATTTTAGTCAAGAAAATAACAGCGATAATCAACTTCCGGTTTATTCTATCTATTCTCCAGTTCACGGTGCTCCTGCCCATAGAATTAACAATTTGCCGTCAGGAGTAGGAGGGCCAGATATTGGCAATTTACCGGAGATTTATTTGATAAATTTAGGATATCCTCCTAATCAATATCCTTTTTACCAACAAGGGGATCAAATGATTCAAGTGCAGTTATTTGGGTTTTAAAGAGAAGTCAGGATTCAGAATACAACAGATTCCTGCTACCTGAAGTATAAGATAGAAACCCGGTTTCTCGAAGAAACCGGGTTTCTATAGCAATTCTAAATGAATTGCGAACAACTAGACCCCTCCCAACCCTCCCCTTGGTAAGGGGAGGGCTAGGGTGGGGTTGATTACTCAAATAGGATGGCTATATGTACCACATTAACTTGAAAAGCCTTGTATATAAGCTTTGCGAGAGTCCTGTTCTAAAGTTCCAAATTTTTCTACACTGCTTTAGATGACCGAGTTCGCATTACGGCTTTAGAAAAACGTCGCCATTGCGATCGCACGTATTTTTTCTGGTCTATCATGTGAACGATAACTGTTGCCAAAAATGTGTAAGACAGCCAAAAATGCAAGCTTCTACCCAATGCACCCATTGCTTCATTAGCTGGAAACAGGCGGGGTAAAATTATACCCGTGCCAAATATAACCACATCTTTGTCATAGGAGTTAGAAAAAAAATAGCCACTCAGGGGAACGATTAGCATGAACGAGTATAAGCCAGTATGAAAAGCAAAAGTACGGAACCATTCCATCGTGAATTTGGGAAAACGTCGCCTATATTTATGTTGGATAACGCGCAACAGTACGAAAATTCTCCCTAGCAATATACTCATTACTACTACTCCCAATGTTTTGTGGAAGTCGTAGAAATGACCGCGAAAAGCTACGTCTCTTGGCAGATCTGCCATGTAAAAGCCTGTCGCAAACAGTATTAAAAATACAGCAGCCATTAACCAGTGCAAAAACCATAAATGTTGTGAATCAGTCTTCTTTTTGCCTTTTTTTTGTTTAATTTGGGCAATAGTCATTGATTTATCCTTGTTTGCGTCAGGAACGAGTTTGTCGTGAGGACTTCAGTTCTGAAAAAAGTAAATAGGGGTTTTGCGATCGCGCAAACCTCACCTACCATTACTCAGAGATAGGAAAGGACTAGAGACCCTACTACAAACTAAGGTAAGAAACAATTAAATTATTCTTTTTATTATGATTTTTTGTTCAAAAATAAATAAAGACTCGACTATAGCGGCTTTCAGTCTAATGAACGACCCCCATAAACCCGGTTTCTTCAAGAAACCGGGTTTATTTTTACCCGAAGTAGGAAAGGGTAAAATTTCCCCATTTACACTGGTGACAACTGACACAACATTAAACCGAACCACCGATTGGGGTCAGTCCAAACCTGAAGTGTCTTTAAACCATGTGTTTGCAATTCTTGCTGGACGGTATTCAAATTAAATTTGCGAGAAATTTCCGTAAAAATCGTTTCATTTTCCGCAAATTCAACCGTTAAATTGAGTTTGCGTAGTTGGACGATTTGCGATCGCAAACTCCGCAAGTGCATCTCAATTTGACAAGCAGAAGTATTGTAAAACGCCCAATGCTCAAACTGCGACAGATCGAAATTACCATCAAAACGCCAATTCAGATGGCGCAGCATATTCAGATTAAACGCTGCCGTTACACCTTCGCGATCGTTATATGCGGCATTTAACATCTGGATCGGCTTTTGCAAATCTATCCCCAACAAGAAATACTCGCCAGGATTAAGCGCATCGGTGACGTGAGTGAAAAAGCGATCGCATTCCTCACCATTCAAATTACCCAAAGTACTCCCCAAAAAACAAATCATCCGTCCCGGTAACCGAGACGGAGGTAATTGAGAAAGCGCCATTTCATAAGTACTCACCAAACCGCACACCGCAAGAGTCGGATAATCCTTCAACAAATCTCGCGCACTGCTCTCCAAAATACCCGCACTCACGTCAATTGGCAGATAGCGCAAAGGAAAACCCGAACTTTGATAAGCATCCAGCAAAATACGAGTTTTCGTAGAACTACCGCTACCCAACTCCACAATCTCGCAAGCACCAGTCAAACTAGCAATTTCACCCGCACACCCTTGCAAAATCTCCGTTTCCGTGCGTGTCAGGTAATATTCCGGTAACTCGCAGATTCGCTCAAACAATTGGGAACCACGGTCATCATAGAAATAGCGTGGTGGCAAAGTTTTGAGAGATTGACTCAAACCCCGTACCACATCTTTACCATCAACCTGCTTACTTTGAGCAAGCGCCGTGGGACTTAGTAGATGCTGTATCTGCAAGCGTTTTTCAATCGTCGATAAGGAAGAAGCTTTTTCGCTTGCAGTCTGAAAAATCGTCATTCAACCTCCATTCGTCTGAGAGAAATAGCGATTTGGAATGCACCATGCAGCGCCGAGAGCAAACTTAACATGGCTTTAGGGACTCAGCTAGTGAAACACAAAGCAGTAACCAATAAAATCTCGCCTGCGTTAGATGTTTCTCACCCTTATCCGCTAAATTCGCATTTTCTCATTAAATGAGGGTTTTAAGTGTTCTTACGGAGTTGGGAATTAGCAATACTTTCTTTTGTCTCTGGTAGGTTGGGCTCTTGGAACGAAACCCAACATATAAAGGTAGTTGTTAGATTTAGCGATCGCTCTCCCGGTTTGGTGGTGATAAAAAAAACTTATTTAACCGTAGGGTGGGTTAGGCACGGGCGATAATTTTAAGGCTTTCGATCGATAATTTACTTCCCGTGCCGTAACCCACCATCCTACTCAACTGTAAAATATCCGAACATTTTTCCCCATCAATCCGAAAGAGCCGTTTTTGTAATAATTGGAGGAATGATGTTTGTTTCAATCCCTGATAGGGATTAGTTTTAGTTGCAACCGAAATGGCACGCTCGTAATCACGCGAGAGAAAGGCAAAGGTTTCAATCCCTGATAGGGATTAGTTTTAGTTGCAACTCTTCTAGGGCTTCGGCTAAATAAGCTTGCAAGTTGTTTCAATCCCTGATAGGGATTAGTTTTAGTTGCAACTTGGGGATGAATGTAAAATGTGATGATGTCTTTGTCAGGTTTCAATCCCTGATAGGGATTAGTTTTAGTTGCAACACAGATGACGCTGTATTTGCTCCCCTTTTGAGTTCTGAGTGTTTCAATCCCTGATAGGGATTAGTTTTAGTTGCAACATATTTCTTTACGCTCGTCATTCCTAACAAGAATTTGTTTCAATCCCTGATAGGGATTAGTTTTAGTTGCAACAAAAATGGCTTACATACAAAACGGTGGTTTTATATTCGTTTCAATCCCTGATAGGGATTAGTTTTAGTTGCAACTCTCATTAGCCAGCATCGCTCGGCCTCTAGTAAGCTCGGCTGTTTCAATCCCTGATAGGGATTAGTTTTAGTTGCAACTTTCTATGTGGAAGCGTGCTTTTGATGGTGGTTTTTGGTTTCAATCCCTGATAGGGATTAGTTTTAGTTGCAACCCGTGCCAGTTCGATGACTATTTCGGCGGCTTTGATTAGTTTCAATCCCTGATAGGGATTAGTTTTAGTTGCAACGAGCTAATTTGTTGTAAGCAGCAATGTCCATCATGTTTCAATCCCTGATAGGGATTAGTTTTAGTTGCAACGATAATGCCCGTGTTGCAGGGCTACAGAAGTAGTGTTTCAATCCCTGATAGGGATTAGTTTTAGTTGCAACGATATTCCGATGAGATGCGAAAGGGAATGAAAAGTTTCAATCCCTGATAGGGATTAGTTTTAGTTGCAACTTTTCCATCTGACTCAACTTCTCTTTTGTCTGCGTTTCAATCCCTGATAGGGATTAGTTTTAGTTGCAACTCAAAAGCATTACAAAAATCCATCCATCTCCAAGATTCAGTTTCAATCCCTGATAGGGATTAGTTTTAGTTGCAACCGCCCGATGCTGGAAGCCTTATAGTATTTAGTTTTCAAGGTTCACTTGCGACCGACAACAATAAAACTACCATTTCAGGCTTCGGCTTGTCAATCGCCAACCCGTCCATTTAACCTCAAACTCTTACCTAGCAAAGCTTTCCAACTTTGCGACTGCCTCTTTTTCAGCCAAAAGGCATCAACCGCTTACCCCATCAACATTTCAGCCGAAAAAATTCTCCTCTTCATTTTGACACCTACCCCCAGTCGCAAACACCCTTTCCCACCACCTAAAATTAGCAACTCCTAGCGCAGCGAAAACCCGCAAAAATTTCCCGCACGAAAGGATGATACCAATTACGGAAACTACAGCGCAGACCAAAAGGACGAGTAACCCAACTTCCCCCCTTTAACACCCGATGTTCCCCATCAAAATAAACCTGAGAATATCCCCGATAAGGATAATATTCAAAACCCTCATAACCATCAAACCAAGAAGCCGTCCACTCCCAAACATTACCCAAAACATCCTGTAAACCGTA
It includes:
- a CDS encoding thylakoid membrane photosystem I accumulation factor — protein: MTTFLNSWRRIFVGCCLTLITGLFCLLMMATPPALAGINDDYFDGNIFVLYGGNGSLVPPKVTLAESLKRDKPTLLVYYLDDSKDCKQYATVVSRLQAFYGRAADFIPVSVDTIPAKSSYQPTEAGYYYKGFVPQVVVLDKAGKEVLNDYGQVPFERVDDVLREIFNLQPREEAPALKTRIVNEFNTELSQ
- a CDS encoding cytochrome b/b6 domain-containing protein codes for the protein MTIAQIKQKKGKKKTDSQHLWFLHWLMAAVFLILFATGFYMADLPRDVAFRGHFYDFHKTLGVVVMSILLGRIFVLLRVIQHKYRRRFPKFTMEWFRTFAFHTGLYSFMLIVPLSGYFFSNSYDKDVVIFGTGIILPRLFPANEAMGALGRSLHFWLSYTFLATVIVHMIDQKKYVRSQWRRFSKAVMRTRSSKAV
- the egtD gene encoding L-histidine N(alpha)-methyltransferase is translated as MTIFQTASEKASSLSTIEKRLQIQHLLSPTALAQSKQVDGKDVVRGLSQSLKTLPPRYFYDDRGSQLFERICELPEYYLTRTETEILQGCAGEIASLTGACEIVELGSGSSTKTRILLDAYQSSGFPLRYLPIDVSAGILESSARDLLKDYPTLAVCGLVSTYEMALSQLPPSRLPGRMICFLGSTLGNLNGEECDRFFTHVTDALNPGEYFLLGIDLQKPIQMLNAAYNDREGVTAAFNLNMLRHLNWRFDGNFDLSQFEHWAFYNTSACQIEMHLRSLRSQIVQLRKLNLTVEFAENETIFTEISRKFNLNTVQQELQTHGLKTLQVWTDPNRWFGLMLCQLSPV